The following are from one region of the Camelus ferus isolate YT-003-E chromosome 13, BCGSAC_Cfer_1.0, whole genome shotgun sequence genome:
- the SAMD11 gene encoding sterile alpha motif domain-containing protein 11 isoform X3, with translation MPAVKKELPGREDLALALATFHPTLAALPLPPLPGYLAPLPAASALPPAASLPAATAGYEALLAPPLRPPRAYLSLHEAAPHLHLPRDPLALERFSATAAAAPDFQPLLDNGEPCIEVECGANRALLYVRKLCQGSKGPSIRHRGEWLTPNEFQFVSGRETAKDWKRSIRHKGAAAVGALAATVPPLRSPRTRGSGPPSLCHLGDSISAQRGRCDSGAAAGTPPHPHPKHGRLGGPGQSALGLRRPLRACRGALGSRLRTSRKLLTPGISLRDSWDLRLSRSLRELGRAGRRPTGRDTPLPGAGATGSGGSRGAHVRPGADARWWSEQQGKSLKTLMSKGILQVHPPICDCPGCRISSPVNRGRLADKRTVALPPTRGLKKELTPSFSARDGDSSRSGLACGQRLGLKQEDDPHVRIMKRRVHTHWDVNISFRETSCRSLRGGPPCSSPARKLLRYSQDSDLPTLISSVHRSRHLVMPEHQSRCEFQRGSVEIGLGSAGDLLGKRLGHSPHVSSDCPLEKKARSKSPQAETLLLPELGPSMAPEDHYRRLVSALSEASTFEDPQRLYHLGLPGHDLLRVRQEVAAAAVRSPSGLEVHLPSTTAGQRRKQGLTQHREGTAPAGTPSFSERELSQPPPLLSPQNAPHIALGPHLRPPFLGVSSALCQTPGYGFLPPAQAEMLARQQELLRKQNLARLEMSAELLRQKELESTHRPQLLAPEAALRQPDGAEELQRRGAMLVLRHSSAPLLALPPQGPPGPGPPTPPREPTRRAPRKGGPSPASARPSESKETTGSGVWAQDGSEDEPPKDSDGEDPEMAAAGGQGPTPGQAPAGGASSEGKGLLSGSMLPPPLPLGLPYAVSPCFHTGAMGGLFMDGEEATAPEDVSKWTVDDVCSFVGGLSGCGEYAPVFREQGIDGETLPLLTEEHLLTTMGLKLGPALKIRAQVAKRLGRVFYMASFPVALPLQPPTLRASERELTSGEQPLSPTMAPSPFGGPHPSAGRASPKQENGTMALLPGPADPSQPLC, from the exons ATGCCGGCGGTCAAGAAGGAACTCCCGGGCCGCGAAGACCTCGCCCTGGCTCTGGCCACCTTCCACCCGACCCTGGCCGCGCTGCCACTGCCGCCGCTGCCTGGCTACCTGGCGCCACTTCCCGCCGCGTCCGCCCTGCCCCCGGCCGCTTCGCTACCCGCCGCGACCGCGGGCTACGAGGCGCTGTTGGCCCCGCCACTCCGCCCCCCGCGCGCCTACCTGAGCCTGCACGAGGCCGCCCCGCACCTCCACCTGCCCCGGGACCCTCTGGCCCTCGAGCGCTTCTCGGCCACTGCGGCCGCGGCCCCGGATTTCCAGCCGCTGCTGGACAACGGCGAGCCGTGCATCGAGGTGGAGTGTGGCGCCAACCGAGCGCTGCTCTACGTGCGCAAACTCTGCCAGGGCAGCAAGGGTCCGTCCATCCGCCACCGCGGCGAGTGGCTCACACCCAACGAGTTCCAGTTCGTCAGCGGCCGCGAGACGGCCAAGGACTGGAAGCGCAGCATCCGCCACAAAGGTGCGGCCGCCGTGGGGGCGCTGGCCGCCACGGTCCCTCCCCTCCGCTCCCCAAGGACCCGTGGGTCCGGACCCCCCTCGCTCTGCCACCTGGGAGACTCCATCTCCGCCCAGAGAGGGCGCTGCGACTCCGGGGCTGCCGCAgggacacccccccacccccaccccaagcacgGTCGCCTTGGTGGACCCGGGCAGAGCGCCCTCGGCCTCCGCCGTCCACTCAGAGCTTGCCGCGGTGCCCTGGGCTCCCGGCTGCGCACGAGTCGGAAGCTCCTTACGCCCGGAATATCTTTGCGGGATTCCTGGGACTTGAGGCTCAGTAGAAGTTTACGGGAACTCgggagagcaggcaggaggcCGACTGGGCGGGATACTCCCCTCCCGGGTGCAGGAGCCACCGGTTCTGGCGGGAGTAGAGGGGCACACGTGCGGCCGGGGGCGGACGCGCGCTGGTGGAGCGAACAGCAAG GGAAAAGTCTGAAGACGCTTATGTCCAAGGGGATCCTGCAGGTGCACCCTCCGATCTGCGACTGTCCGGGCTGTCGAATATCCTCCCCGGTG aACCGGGGGCGGCTGGCAGACAAGAGGACAGttgccctgccccccacccggGGCCTAAAGAAGGAGTTGACCCCCAGCTTCTCCGCCAGGGATGGCGACAGCAGCAGGAGTGGCCTGGCCTGTGGGCAGCGGCTGGGCTTGAAGCAGGAGGATGACCCACATGTCCGTATCATGAAGAGAAG AGTCCACACCCACTGGGACGTGAACATCTCCTTCCGAGAGACGTCCTGCAG GTCACTCCGTGGAGGCCCCCCTTGCAGCAGCCCAGCCAGGAAGCTGCTCCGTTACAG CCAGGACAGCGACCTTCCCACCCTCATATCCAGCGTGCATCGAAGCCGCCACCTCGTTATGCCCGAGCACCAGAGCCGCTGTGAATTCCAGAGAGGCAGCGTGGAGATTGGCCTAGGATCCGCAG GTGACCTGCTGGGCAAGAGGCTGGGCCACTCCCCCCACGTCAGCAGTGACTGCCCCTTGGAGAAGAAGGCCCGAAGCAAGTCCCCACAAG CAGAGACTCTGTTGCTGCCGGAACTAGGGCCCAGCATGGCCCCCGAGGATCATTACCGCCGACTGGTGTCTGCCCTGAGTGAAGCCAGCACCTTTGAGGACCCCCAGCGTCTCTACCACCTGGGACTCCCCGGCCATG ATCTCCTGAGGGTCCGGCaggaggtggcagcagcagctgtgAGGAGCCCCAGTGGCCTGGAAGTCCACCTGCCCTCAACCACAGCAGGGCAGCGTCGGAAGCAGGGCCTGACTCAGCACCGAGAGGGCACCGCCCCGGCTGGCACCCCGTCCTTCTCAGAGAG GGAGCTGTCGCAACCACCCCCCTTGCTGTCACCCCAGAATGCCCCCCATATCGCCCTGGGCCCCCACCTCAGGCCCCCCTTTTTGGGGGTGTCCTCGGCCCTGTGCCAGACCCCAG GATACGgcttcctgcctcctgctcagGCGGAGATGCTCGCCCGGCAGCAGGAGCTCCTGCGGAAGCAAAACCTGGCCCG GCTGGAGATGTCAGCAGAACTGCTGCGCCAGAAGGAGCTGGAGAGCACGCACCGGCCGCAGCTGCTGGCGCCAGAAGCCGCCCTGCGCCAGCCGGATGGTGCTGAGGAGCTGCAGCGGCGTGGGGCCATGCTGGTGCTGAGACACAGCTCCGCGCCGctgctggccctgcctccccaggggcccCCGGGCcctggcccccccaccccgccccgggaGCCTACCCGCCGAGCCCCTCGGAAGggggggcccagccctgcctcagccCGGCCCAGTGAGTCCAAGGAGACCACGGGGTCTGGAGTCTGGGCACAAGACGGCTCTGAAGATGAGCCCCCCAAGGACTCAGACGGAGAGGACCCCGAGATGGCGGCTGCTGGAGgccagggccccaccccaggccaagCCCCAGCCGGAGGGGCCAGCTCTGAGGGGAAGGGGCTTCTCTCAGGGTCCATGCTgccccctccactgcccctgGGCTTACCCTACGCTGTCAGCCCCTGCTTCCACACAG gcGCCATGGGGGGCCTCTTCATGGATGGGGAGGAGGCCACAGCCCCCGAGGATGTCAGCAAGTGGACAGTGGACGATGTCTGCAGCTTTGTGGGAGGCCTGTCTGGCTGTGGAGAATATGCACCG GTTTTCAGAGAACAGGGGATTGACGGGGAGACCTTGCCCCTGCTGACAGAGGAACATCTCCTGACCACCATGGGGCTGAAGCTGGGGCCTGCTCTCAAGATCCGGGCCCAG GTGGCCAAGCGCCTGGGCCGCGTCTTCTACATGGCCAGCTTCCCTGTGGCTCTGCCACTGCAGCCACCAACGCTGCGGGCTTCCGAGCGGGAGCTCACCTCGGGGGAGCAGCCCCTGTCTCCAACAATGGCCCCTTCCCCGTTTGGGGGGCCGCACCCCTCTGCTGGCCGAGCCTCACCCAAGCAAGAGAACGGAACCATGGCTCTACTCCCAGGGCCCGCAgacccctcccagcctctgtgtTGA
- the SAMD11 gene encoding sterile alpha motif domain-containing protein 11 isoform X2 — MPAVKKELPGREDLALALATFHPTLAALPLPPLPGYLAPLPAASALPPAASLPAATAGYEALLAPPLRPPRAYLSLHEAAPHLHLPRDPLALERFSATAAAAPDFQPLLDNGEPCIEVECGANRALLYVRKLCQGSKGPSIRHRGEWLTPNEFQFVSGRETAKDWKRSIRHKGAAAVGALAATVPPLRSPRTRGSGPPSLCHLGDSISAQRGRCDSGAAAGTPPHPHPKHGRLGGPGQSALGLRRPLRACRGALGSRLRTSRKLLTPGISLRDSWDLRLSRSLRELGRAGRRPTGRDTPLPGAGATGSGGSRGAHVRPGADARWWSEQQGAGVAQAGKSLKTLMSKGILQVHPPICDCPGCRISSPVNRGRLADKRTVALPPTRGLKKELTPSFSARDGDSSRSGLACGQRLGLKQEDDPHVRIMKRRVHTHWDVNISFRETSCRSLRGGPPCSSPARKLLRYSQDSDLPTLISSVHRSRHLVMPEHQSRCEFQRGSVEIGLGSAGDLLGKRLGHSPHVSSDCPLEKKARSKSPQETLLLPELGPSMAPEDHYRRLVSALSEASTFEDPQRLYHLGLPGHDLLRVRQEVAAAAVRSPSGLEVHLPSTTAGQRRKQGLTQHREGTAPAGTPSFSERELSQPPPLLSPQNAPHIALGPHLRPPFLGVSSALCQTPGYGFLPPAQAEMLARQQELLRKQNLARLEMSAELLRQKELESTHRPQLLAPEAALRQPDGAEELQRRGAMLVLRHSSAPLLALPPQGPPGPGPPTPPREPTRRAPRKGGPSPASARPSESKETTGSGVWAQDGSEDEPPKDSDGEDPEMAAAGGQGPTPGQAPAGGASSEGKGLLSGSMLPPPLPLGLPYAVSPCFHTGAMGGLFMDGEEATAPEDVSKWTVDDVCSFVGGLSGCGEYAPVFREQGIDGETLPLLTEEHLLTTMGLKLGPALKIRAQVAKRLGRVFYMASFPVALPLQPPTLRASERELTSGEQPLSPTMAPSPFGGPHPSAGRASPKQENGTMALLPGPADPSQPLC; from the exons ATGCCGGCGGTCAAGAAGGAACTCCCGGGCCGCGAAGACCTCGCCCTGGCTCTGGCCACCTTCCACCCGACCCTGGCCGCGCTGCCACTGCCGCCGCTGCCTGGCTACCTGGCGCCACTTCCCGCCGCGTCCGCCCTGCCCCCGGCCGCTTCGCTACCCGCCGCGACCGCGGGCTACGAGGCGCTGTTGGCCCCGCCACTCCGCCCCCCGCGCGCCTACCTGAGCCTGCACGAGGCCGCCCCGCACCTCCACCTGCCCCGGGACCCTCTGGCCCTCGAGCGCTTCTCGGCCACTGCGGCCGCGGCCCCGGATTTCCAGCCGCTGCTGGACAACGGCGAGCCGTGCATCGAGGTGGAGTGTGGCGCCAACCGAGCGCTGCTCTACGTGCGCAAACTCTGCCAGGGCAGCAAGGGTCCGTCCATCCGCCACCGCGGCGAGTGGCTCACACCCAACGAGTTCCAGTTCGTCAGCGGCCGCGAGACGGCCAAGGACTGGAAGCGCAGCATCCGCCACAAAGGTGCGGCCGCCGTGGGGGCGCTGGCCGCCACGGTCCCTCCCCTCCGCTCCCCAAGGACCCGTGGGTCCGGACCCCCCTCGCTCTGCCACCTGGGAGACTCCATCTCCGCCCAGAGAGGGCGCTGCGACTCCGGGGCTGCCGCAgggacacccccccacccccaccccaagcacgGTCGCCTTGGTGGACCCGGGCAGAGCGCCCTCGGCCTCCGCCGTCCACTCAGAGCTTGCCGCGGTGCCCTGGGCTCCCGGCTGCGCACGAGTCGGAAGCTCCTTACGCCCGGAATATCTTTGCGGGATTCCTGGGACTTGAGGCTCAGTAGAAGTTTACGGGAACTCgggagagcaggcaggaggcCGACTGGGCGGGATACTCCCCTCCCGGGTGCAGGAGCCACCGGTTCTGGCGGGAGTAGAGGGGCACACGTGCGGCCGGGGGCGGACGCGCGCTGGTGGAGCGAACAGCAAGGTGCAGGGGTGGCGCAGGCAG GGAAAAGTCTGAAGACGCTTATGTCCAAGGGGATCCTGCAGGTGCACCCTCCGATCTGCGACTGTCCGGGCTGTCGAATATCCTCCCCGGTG aACCGGGGGCGGCTGGCAGACAAGAGGACAGttgccctgccccccacccggGGCCTAAAGAAGGAGTTGACCCCCAGCTTCTCCGCCAGGGATGGCGACAGCAGCAGGAGTGGCCTGGCCTGTGGGCAGCGGCTGGGCTTGAAGCAGGAGGATGACCCACATGTCCGTATCATGAAGAGAAG AGTCCACACCCACTGGGACGTGAACATCTCCTTCCGAGAGACGTCCTGCAG GTCACTCCGTGGAGGCCCCCCTTGCAGCAGCCCAGCCAGGAAGCTGCTCCGTTACAG CCAGGACAGCGACCTTCCCACCCTCATATCCAGCGTGCATCGAAGCCGCCACCTCGTTATGCCCGAGCACCAGAGCCGCTGTGAATTCCAGAGAGGCAGCGTGGAGATTGGCCTAGGATCCGCAG GTGACCTGCTGGGCAAGAGGCTGGGCCACTCCCCCCACGTCAGCAGTGACTGCCCCTTGGAGAAGAAGGCCCGAAGCAAGTCCCCACAAG AGACTCTGTTGCTGCCGGAACTAGGGCCCAGCATGGCCCCCGAGGATCATTACCGCCGACTGGTGTCTGCCCTGAGTGAAGCCAGCACCTTTGAGGACCCCCAGCGTCTCTACCACCTGGGACTCCCCGGCCATG ATCTCCTGAGGGTCCGGCaggaggtggcagcagcagctgtgAGGAGCCCCAGTGGCCTGGAAGTCCACCTGCCCTCAACCACAGCAGGGCAGCGTCGGAAGCAGGGCCTGACTCAGCACCGAGAGGGCACCGCCCCGGCTGGCACCCCGTCCTTCTCAGAGAG GGAGCTGTCGCAACCACCCCCCTTGCTGTCACCCCAGAATGCCCCCCATATCGCCCTGGGCCCCCACCTCAGGCCCCCCTTTTTGGGGGTGTCCTCGGCCCTGTGCCAGACCCCAG GATACGgcttcctgcctcctgctcagGCGGAGATGCTCGCCCGGCAGCAGGAGCTCCTGCGGAAGCAAAACCTGGCCCG GCTGGAGATGTCAGCAGAACTGCTGCGCCAGAAGGAGCTGGAGAGCACGCACCGGCCGCAGCTGCTGGCGCCAGAAGCCGCCCTGCGCCAGCCGGATGGTGCTGAGGAGCTGCAGCGGCGTGGGGCCATGCTGGTGCTGAGACACAGCTCCGCGCCGctgctggccctgcctccccaggggcccCCGGGCcctggcccccccaccccgccccgggaGCCTACCCGCCGAGCCCCTCGGAAGggggggcccagccctgcctcagccCGGCCCAGTGAGTCCAAGGAGACCACGGGGTCTGGAGTCTGGGCACAAGACGGCTCTGAAGATGAGCCCCCCAAGGACTCAGACGGAGAGGACCCCGAGATGGCGGCTGCTGGAGgccagggccccaccccaggccaagCCCCAGCCGGAGGGGCCAGCTCTGAGGGGAAGGGGCTTCTCTCAGGGTCCATGCTgccccctccactgcccctgGGCTTACCCTACGCTGTCAGCCCCTGCTTCCACACAG gcGCCATGGGGGGCCTCTTCATGGATGGGGAGGAGGCCACAGCCCCCGAGGATGTCAGCAAGTGGACAGTGGACGATGTCTGCAGCTTTGTGGGAGGCCTGTCTGGCTGTGGAGAATATGCACCG GTTTTCAGAGAACAGGGGATTGACGGGGAGACCTTGCCCCTGCTGACAGAGGAACATCTCCTGACCACCATGGGGCTGAAGCTGGGGCCTGCTCTCAAGATCCGGGCCCAG GTGGCCAAGCGCCTGGGCCGCGTCTTCTACATGGCCAGCTTCCCTGTGGCTCTGCCACTGCAGCCACCAACGCTGCGGGCTTCCGAGCGGGAGCTCACCTCGGGGGAGCAGCCCCTGTCTCCAACAATGGCCCCTTCCCCGTTTGGGGGGCCGCACCCCTCTGCTGGCCGAGCCTCACCCAAGCAAGAGAACGGAACCATGGCTCTACTCCCAGGGCCCGCAgacccctcccagcctctgtgtTGA
- the SAMD11 gene encoding sterile alpha motif domain-containing protein 11 isoform X9 has protein sequence MSKGILQVHPPICDCPGCRISSPVNRGRLADKRTVALPPTRGLKKELTPSFSARDGDSSRSGLACGQRLGLKQEDDPHVRIMKRRVHTHWDVNISFRETSCRSLRGGPPCSSPARKLLRYSQDSDLPTLISSVHRSRHLVMPEHQSRCEFQRGSVEIGLGSAGDLLGKRLGHSPHVSSDCPLEKKARSKSPQAETLLLPELGPSMAPEDHYRRLVSALSEASTFEDPQRLYHLGLPGHDLLRVRQEVAAAAVRSPSGLEVHLPSTTAGQRRKQGLTQHREGTAPAGTPSFSERELSQPPPLLSPQNAPHIALGPHLRPPFLGVSSALCQTPGYGFLPPAQAEMLARQQELLRKQNLARLEMSAELLRQKELESTHRPQLLAPEAALRQPDGAEELQRRGAMLVLRHSSAPLLALPPQGPPGPGPPTPPREPTRRAPRKGGPSPASARPSESKETTGSGVWAQDGSEDEPPKDSDGEDPEMAAAGGQGPTPGQAPAGGASSEGKGLLSGSMLPPPLPLGLPYAVSPCFHTGAMGGLFMDGEEATAPEDVSKWTVDDVCSFVGGLSGCGEYAPVFREQGIDGETLPLLTEEHLLTTMGLKLGPALKIRAQVAKRLGRVFYMASFPVALPLQPPTLRASERELTSGEQPLSPTMAPSPFGGPHPSAGRASPKQENGTMALLPGPADPSQPLC, from the exons ATGTCCAAGGGGATCCTGCAGGTGCACCCTCCGATCTGCGACTGTCCGGGCTGTCGAATATCCTCCCCGGTG aACCGGGGGCGGCTGGCAGACAAGAGGACAGttgccctgccccccacccggGGCCTAAAGAAGGAGTTGACCCCCAGCTTCTCCGCCAGGGATGGCGACAGCAGCAGGAGTGGCCTGGCCTGTGGGCAGCGGCTGGGCTTGAAGCAGGAGGATGACCCACATGTCCGTATCATGAAGAGAAG AGTCCACACCCACTGGGACGTGAACATCTCCTTCCGAGAGACGTCCTGCAG GTCACTCCGTGGAGGCCCCCCTTGCAGCAGCCCAGCCAGGAAGCTGCTCCGTTACAG CCAGGACAGCGACCTTCCCACCCTCATATCCAGCGTGCATCGAAGCCGCCACCTCGTTATGCCCGAGCACCAGAGCCGCTGTGAATTCCAGAGAGGCAGCGTGGAGATTGGCCTAGGATCCGCAG GTGACCTGCTGGGCAAGAGGCTGGGCCACTCCCCCCACGTCAGCAGTGACTGCCCCTTGGAGAAGAAGGCCCGAAGCAAGTCCCCACAAG CAGAGACTCTGTTGCTGCCGGAACTAGGGCCCAGCATGGCCCCCGAGGATCATTACCGCCGACTGGTGTCTGCCCTGAGTGAAGCCAGCACCTTTGAGGACCCCCAGCGTCTCTACCACCTGGGACTCCCCGGCCATG ATCTCCTGAGGGTCCGGCaggaggtggcagcagcagctgtgAGGAGCCCCAGTGGCCTGGAAGTCCACCTGCCCTCAACCACAGCAGGGCAGCGTCGGAAGCAGGGCCTGACTCAGCACCGAGAGGGCACCGCCCCGGCTGGCACCCCGTCCTTCTCAGAGAG GGAGCTGTCGCAACCACCCCCCTTGCTGTCACCCCAGAATGCCCCCCATATCGCCCTGGGCCCCCACCTCAGGCCCCCCTTTTTGGGGGTGTCCTCGGCCCTGTGCCAGACCCCAG GATACGgcttcctgcctcctgctcagGCGGAGATGCTCGCCCGGCAGCAGGAGCTCCTGCGGAAGCAAAACCTGGCCCG GCTGGAGATGTCAGCAGAACTGCTGCGCCAGAAGGAGCTGGAGAGCACGCACCGGCCGCAGCTGCTGGCGCCAGAAGCCGCCCTGCGCCAGCCGGATGGTGCTGAGGAGCTGCAGCGGCGTGGGGCCATGCTGGTGCTGAGACACAGCTCCGCGCCGctgctggccctgcctccccaggggcccCCGGGCcctggcccccccaccccgccccgggaGCCTACCCGCCGAGCCCCTCGGAAGggggggcccagccctgcctcagccCGGCCCAGTGAGTCCAAGGAGACCACGGGGTCTGGAGTCTGGGCACAAGACGGCTCTGAAGATGAGCCCCCCAAGGACTCAGACGGAGAGGACCCCGAGATGGCGGCTGCTGGAGgccagggccccaccccaggccaagCCCCAGCCGGAGGGGCCAGCTCTGAGGGGAAGGGGCTTCTCTCAGGGTCCATGCTgccccctccactgcccctgGGCTTACCCTACGCTGTCAGCCCCTGCTTCCACACAG gcGCCATGGGGGGCCTCTTCATGGATGGGGAGGAGGCCACAGCCCCCGAGGATGTCAGCAAGTGGACAGTGGACGATGTCTGCAGCTTTGTGGGAGGCCTGTCTGGCTGTGGAGAATATGCACCG GTTTTCAGAGAACAGGGGATTGACGGGGAGACCTTGCCCCTGCTGACAGAGGAACATCTCCTGACCACCATGGGGCTGAAGCTGGGGCCTGCTCTCAAGATCCGGGCCCAG GTGGCCAAGCGCCTGGGCCGCGTCTTCTACATGGCCAGCTTCCCTGTGGCTCTGCCACTGCAGCCACCAACGCTGCGGGCTTCCGAGCGGGAGCTCACCTCGGGGGAGCAGCCCCTGTCTCCAACAATGGCCCCTTCCCCGTTTGGGGGGCCGCACCCCTCTGCTGGCCGAGCCTCACCCAAGCAAGAGAACGGAACCATGGCTCTACTCCCAGGGCCCGCAgacccctcccagcctctgtgtTGA